A stretch of Calditrichota bacterium DNA encodes these proteins:
- the tsf gene encoding translation elongation factor Ts, translating to MAVTADDVKKLRQMTGAGIMDCKNALKETDGDVEKAVELLRKKGIAKADKKAGRETKEGLIDAYIHPGSKLGVLVEINCETDFVAKTDDFKTFVRDIAMQIAAANPMVVKREELPQDVIDREMAIYKTQAENEKKPAHIAEKIATGRMEKFYQEVVLLEQSFVKDSDKTIEQLLKETIGKIGENISIRRFSRFQLGE from the coding sequence ATGGCAGTAACTGCAGATGATGTAAAAAAATTGAGACAGATGACAGGCGCCGGAATTATGGATTGCAAAAATGCATTGAAAGAAACGGACGGCGATGTAGAAAAAGCAGTGGAGTTGTTGCGCAAAAAAGGAATCGCAAAAGCAGATAAAAAAGCAGGTCGCGAGACTAAAGAAGGACTTATTGACGCTTACATACATCCGGGAAGCAAATTAGGCGTCCTGGTCGAAATTAATTGTGAAACGGATTTTGTCGCCAAGACGGATGATTTCAAAACATTTGTTCGGGATATCGCCATGCAAATCGCAGCCGCGAATCCGATGGTGGTTAAGCGTGAGGAATTGCCGCAGGATGTGATTGATCGGGAAATGGCCATTTACAAAACTCAGGCCGAAAACGAAAAGAAACCGGCGCACATCGCTGAGAAGATTGCAACGGGACGCATGGAAAAGTTTTATCAGGAAGTCGTGCTCCTGGAGCAGAGTTTTGTGAAAGATTCCGACAAGACTATTGAACAATTGCTCAAAGAGACAATCGGCAAAATTGGCGAAAACATCTCCATTCGACGATTTTCCAGATTTCAGTTGGGCGAATAA
- the rpsB gene encoding 30S ribosomal protein S2 produces MNVTLQDLLMAGTHFGHLTRRWNPKMKPYIFMEKNGIYIIDIKKTLAMLKAACDEVARVVKAGDSVLFVGTKKQAKEIIKIEAQRCGQFFVNHRWLGGTLTNFVTVKKSVKYLKNIEKMATDGSYDKLVKKEILRIEREKEKLDRVLGGIKDMNTLPGALFVVDVKKEAIAVREANRLNIPVIGIVDTNSDPDNIDFPIPGNDDAFKSINIITRTIAEAIIEAKQTQKMEEVEEAGIEEKKEVEQEQESNE; encoded by the coding sequence ATGAATGTAACATTGCAGGATTTGTTGATGGCGGGCACGCATTTCGGACATCTGACGCGGCGTTGGAATCCGAAGATGAAGCCTTACATCTTTATGGAAAAAAATGGCATTTATATCATTGACATCAAGAAAACATTGGCGATGCTGAAGGCCGCTTGCGACGAAGTCGCGCGCGTCGTCAAAGCAGGCGATAGCGTGTTATTTGTCGGCACAAAAAAGCAAGCTAAAGAGATCATTAAAATCGAAGCGCAGCGCTGCGGTCAATTTTTTGTGAACCACCGCTGGCTGGGCGGAACTTTGACAAATTTTGTCACTGTGAAAAAAAGCGTTAAATATCTGAAAAATATTGAAAAAATGGCCACTGACGGTTCTTATGATAAATTGGTCAAAAAAGAGATTTTACGCATTGAACGGGAAAAGGAAAAGCTGGATCGCGTTTTAGGCGGTATCAAAGATATGAACACGTTGCCGGGCGCCTTGTTTGTCGTTGACGTCAAAAAGGAAGCCATCGCTGTACGCGAAGCAAATCGGCTGAACATCCCCGTAATCGGCATCGTGGACACCAATTCGGACCCGGACAATATCGATTTTCCCATCCCCGGCAATGACGATGCGTTCAAATCCATCAATATCATCACCCGTACAATCGCAGAAGCGATTATTGAGGCGAAACAGACTCAGAAGATGGAAGAAGTTGAAGAAGCGGGGATTGAAGAAAAAAAGGAAGTCGAACAGGAACAGGAAAGCAATGAATAA
- the rpsI gene encoding 30S ribosomal protein S9, which translates to MKGTEYYATGRRKESVARVRIRPGSGNVVVNGKPLLDHFKRETLKMIIEQPLERTETMGKIDIVASIEGGGLTGQAGALRLGISRALLQYDADLRPILKAAGFLTRDPREKERKKYGLAGARKRYQFSKR; encoded by the coding sequence ATGAAAGGAACCGAGTATTACGCAACAGGCCGACGGAAAGAGTCGGTAGCTCGCGTTCGAATTCGTCCCGGCAGCGGCAATGTTGTTGTCAACGGCAAACCACTGTTGGACCATTTCAAACGTGAGACATTGAAAATGATCATCGAGCAGCCTCTGGAACGCACGGAAACCATGGGCAAAATCGATATCGTTGCCTCTATTGAAGGCGGCGGACTCACCGGCCAAGCTGGCGCTTTGCGATTGGGAATTTCGCGTGCATTATTGCAGTACGATGCGGATTTGCGTCCCATTTTGAAAGCCGCCGGTTTTTTGACCCGCGATCCGCGCGAAAAAGAGCGCAAGAAATACGGTCTGGCCGGAGCCAGAAAACGCTACCAGTTCTCGAAACGTTAA